A stretch of Desulfobacter hydrogenophilus DNA encodes these proteins:
- a CDS encoding response regulator gives MKEVSKILIVDDKPENIFSLKQILAETNAEVISASNGNEALIAILNHNFALALLDVQMPDMDGYELAEFIRSEKKTRQLPIIFVSAVYSSEYHVFKGYDSGAVDFLVKPFNARILLGKVNVFIQLYRQNQQLQESEHLIREQYDNLKASELRFESLVNIIPDIVYRVDTEGNFTFVNEAIKKLGYKPKELIGIHFSSIILPMDVSPVSRKEVIRSRQESQEKSKKLIGLFDERRTGKRKTTGLEIRLIPKIGNSDLIGVLEHIGQNSVVVEVNSSGFYSDRIENKNKIFLGTVGVIRDITNRKRLEQGLNKAKDELEEKVKKRTAELTQKNMALTLEIKKREEAEQSAQKAKQEWKEIFDAIGQMAIVLDKEHTILAVNQSTVKLTGQLPEELIGKKCYEIFHLSGAPHVDCPARKLSNSNDENTIELYIESLDKSFIESCTPIFDDHGELKQIISILTDISARKRLEKDLIQAYKMEAIGTLAGGIAHDFNNILSSIIGYTQLILSDVEKGTAIEADLNEVYNAGIRAKELVRQILTFARKSEDEKISIRLDIIVKEVLKFLRSSIPANIRIKDNIISRSKVMANATQIHQIVMNLCTNAGHAMNAEGGVLSVTLKETTIDSSLIKIRDDIDPGKYVELQVSDTGSGIPTAIIDRIFEPYFTTKDPEEGTGMGLALVQSIVKEAKGMVKVESKINQGTTFKIFFPITDEEKRVSAVVPETIVQGQGHVLLIDDEIAITKLTKRYLERYGYKVTTANHPKQALTIFSQDPNGFDVVVTDMTMPDMKGDRLIKEIQNIRSGIPCVLCTGYSKEINQDTGSLEELKAVLIKPISQNKFVSTIQRLLDEKTI, from the coding sequence ATGAAAGAAGTTTCAAAAATTTTAATTGTCGATGACAAGCCTGAAAATATATTCAGCCTCAAGCAGATACTCGCAGAAACAAATGCAGAGGTTATCAGTGCATCCAACGGAAATGAAGCGCTGATCGCCATTCTGAACCATAATTTTGCCCTTGCCCTGCTTGATGTTCAAATGCCTGACATGGATGGATATGAACTTGCCGAATTTATCCGGTCTGAAAAGAAAACAAGACAGCTGCCTATCATTTTTGTCTCTGCGGTTTATTCAAGCGAATATCATGTGTTTAAAGGCTATGATTCCGGTGCGGTTGATTTTTTAGTAAAACCGTTTAATGCTAGAATCCTTTTGGGCAAAGTTAATGTATTTATTCAGCTATATCGGCAGAACCAACAATTGCAAGAATCAGAACATCTCATCCGGGAGCAGTATGATAATTTAAAGGCCTCTGAATTGCGATTTGAATCCCTTGTCAATATAATTCCCGACATTGTTTACAGAGTTGATACAGAAGGTAATTTTACCTTTGTCAATGAGGCAATCAAAAAGCTGGGCTATAAACCCAAGGAACTCATCGGTATCCATTTCAGCAGTATTATTTTACCGATGGATGTGTCCCCTGTCTCGAGGAAAGAGGTCATAAGATCAAGGCAGGAATCACAGGAAAAATCCAAAAAACTAATTGGCCTGTTTGATGAAAGAAGAACAGGCAAAAGAAAAACAACCGGCCTTGAAATACGGCTGATACCCAAAATCGGCAACAGTGATTTGATTGGGGTTTTAGAACACATCGGACAAAATTCGGTTGTGGTTGAAGTTAACAGCTCCGGTTTTTATTCAGATCGAATTGAGAATAAAAATAAAATATTCCTGGGAACCGTTGGTGTCATAAGGGATATTACAAATCGGAAGCGACTTGAACAAGGGTTAAACAAAGCCAAAGATGAACTTGAAGAAAAGGTAAAAAAAAGAACGGCCGAGTTGACCCAAAAGAATATGGCCCTGACATTGGAAATAAAGAAAAGAGAAGAAGCAGAGCAGTCCGCACAGAAAGCCAAGCAGGAATGGAAAGAGATATTTGACGCCATCGGCCAGATGGCCATAGTTTTAGATAAAGAGCATACGATACTGGCGGTGAATCAATCAACAGTCAAACTGACGGGACAATTGCCGGAGGAATTAATCGGTAAAAAATGTTATGAAATTTTTCATCTATCCGGTGCACCCCATGTCGACTGCCCTGCAAGAAAACTATCAAATTCCAACGACGAAAATACTATCGAATTGTATATCGAGTCATTGGATAAATCCTTTATCGAATCCTGCACACCGATTTTTGATGATCATGGAGAACTCAAACAAATCATTAGTATCTTAACTGATATTTCAGCAAGAAAACGTCTTGAAAAAGATTTGATTCAAGCCTACAAAATGGAAGCCATTGGGACATTGGCCGGTGGTATTGCTCATGATTTTAATAATATTCTCTCCAGTATTATAGGATATACCCAGCTTATTCTATCCGATGTTGAAAAGGGAACCGCCATTGAAGCAGATCTCAATGAAGTTTATAACGCTGGCATCCGGGCAAAAGAACTGGTTCGGCAGATTTTAACATTTGCCAGAAAATCAGAAGATGAAAAAATATCGATAAGACTGGATATCATCGTAAAAGAAGTTCTTAAATTTTTAAGATCCAGCATACCTGCCAATATTCGTATCAAAGATAATATTATCAGCAGGTCAAAGGTCATGGCCAATGCAACCCAGATTCATCAAATTGTCATGAATCTGTGTACAAATGCCGGTCATGCCATGAATGCCGAAGGTGGTGTTTTATCGGTAACCCTAAAAGAGACAACGATCGACAGCTCCCTGATTAAGATCCGGGATGATATAGATCCGGGAAAATATGTAGAACTACAAGTATCAGATACAGGGTCAGGTATCCCCACAGCAATCATTGATCGCATATTTGAGCCGTATTTTACGACAAAAGATCCTGAAGAAGGAACCGGCATGGGTCTGGCGCTGGTTCAAAGTATTGTTAAAGAAGCCAAAGGCATGGTCAAGGTTGAAAGCAAAATAAATCAGGGAACAACATTCAAGATATTCTTTCCCATAACAGATGAAGAAAAGCGTGTTTCAGCCGTTGTTCCAGAGACAATAGTTCAAGGCCAGGGGCATGTATTACTTATCGATGATGAAATTGCAATCACAAAACTGACTAAAAGATATTTAGAACGTTACGGCTATAAAGTCACAACGGCAAATCATCCCAAACAAGCATTAACAATTTTTTCCCAAGACCCGAATGGATTTGATGTCGTTGTAACCGATATGACAATGCCAGATATGAAAGGAGACCGGTTGATAAAGGAGATACAGAATATCCGTTCAGGCATACCCTGTGTTCTATGTACAGGCTACAGCAAGGAGATTAATCAAGATACTGGGTCACTTGAAGAGTTGAAGGCCGTTTTGATCAAGCCGATAAGTCAAAATAAATTTGTGTCTACAATACAACGTCTGCTCGACGAAAAAACTATATAA
- a CDS encoding response regulator codes for MDSTPKHTILCVDDEKHILSSLKRLLRKENFDLLTATNGVDGLKIMASRDIHLVISDHRMPDMSGISFLAKVRETYPDTIRILLTGYTEIDSIKASINEGHVYKFLLKPWNDDDLKQEIRKALERYDLIQSNQSLHLMVAAKNKELEQINKDLESIIKQRTRELELQNQALELTRVIFRGLPMAAMGVSYDRTIILINRQAEKLKINDRMVIVGNYLADYFSKDVMKKFLPVFESQISQVKFDLSMDNQVYILTLSALTGRFFGKGFILCLRKRAD; via the coding sequence ATGGATAGTACACCAAAACACACGATACTTTGTGTTGATGATGAAAAACATATTCTTTCCTCTTTAAAGCGTTTGCTGCGAAAAGAAAATTTTGATCTGTTGACTGCAACAAATGGGGTTGACGGATTAAAGATTATGGCATCCCGGGACATTCATTTGGTCATTTCAGATCATCGGATGCCGGATATGTCAGGAATTTCATTTCTGGCCAAGGTTCGGGAGACTTACCCGGATACCATAAGAATTCTTTTGACCGGGTATACTGAAATCGACTCCATTAAGGCATCAATAAATGAGGGCCATGTTTACAAGTTCCTTTTAAAACCATGGAACGATGACGATCTTAAGCAAGAGATCAGAAAAGCCCTTGAACGATATGATCTTATTCAGTCAAATCAGTCCCTGCATCTTATGGTCGCTGCAAAGAATAAAGAACTGGAACAAATTAATAAGGACCTTGAAAGTATTATCAAGCAGCGGACAAGAGAACTGGAACTCCAGAACCAGGCCCTTGAGCTGACACGGGTAATTTTCAGGGGACTGCCTATGGCAGCCATGGGCGTAAGTTATGATCGGACAATTATACTGATCAACCGGCAGGCTGAAAAATTAAAAATAAACGACCGTATGGTCATTGTGGGTAATTATTTGGCGGATTATTTTTCCAAAGATGTGATGAAAAAATTTTTACCTGTGTTTGAATCGCAAATCAGCCAGGTTAAGTTTGATTTAAGCATGGATAATCAGGTATATATTCTGACGCTATCTGCTTTAACCGGCCGTTTTTTCGGTAAAGGGTTTATTCTGTGTCTTCGGAAACGGGCAGACTGA
- a CDS encoding PAS domain-containing sensor histidine kinase: protein MEKKTSDRFLSFTQENHPDDPKKEHVSLEKNFKTLTDTLPIGIILTSVEGEIINLNPEGLHMMGYNSIEDLAHVQIQSFYYEKKNRDTFLKKMETGRVRDLEVRFKKSDGSTIWCSLSSVIQENSPRGRYFITSLLDISERKKMEAEKSDLLIQLTQTDKLASIGQLAAGIAHEINNPVGYVTSNMNSLEDYLSDIRKLIELYQILIKRLDEITLPEALAKMTEKIHEYTREIDLNFLQEDMDELIKDCIDGLDRIKKIVIDLKDFAHPGKKNVEPVDINACIETTLNVAVNELKYKTTVHKNLSALSLIQGIPQQLNQVFLNILVNAAQAIEKKGEIRIKTWQKNNDVFLTISDTGCGIDPENISKIFDPFFTTKEVGKGTGLGMNIAYNIIQQHGGNIAVKSEKGKGTTFTVSLPVSEDTE from the coding sequence ATGGAGAAAAAGACTTCAGACCGGTTTCTAAGCTTTACCCAAGAGAACCATCCGGATGACCCCAAAAAGGAACACGTCAGCCTGGAAAAAAACTTCAAAACGTTAACGGATACGCTGCCCATCGGTATCATTTTGACCTCAGTGGAAGGAGAAATAATAAATTTAAACCCCGAAGGTCTCCATATGATGGGTTACAATTCAATTGAGGACCTTGCCCATGTCCAGATTCAGTCATTTTATTATGAAAAAAAAAACCGGGACACTTTTTTAAAAAAAATGGAAACAGGGAGAGTCAGGGATCTGGAGGTGCGATTTAAGAAGTCTGATGGCAGCACAATCTGGTGCTCCTTGTCTTCAGTAATCCAGGAAAACAGCCCCAGAGGGCGTTATTTTATTACCTCGCTTCTGGATATTTCCGAAAGGAAAAAAATGGAGGCGGAAAAATCCGACCTGTTAATCCAGTTAACCCAGACTGATAAACTGGCCTCCATCGGGCAGCTTGCAGCCGGCATCGCCCACGAAATTAATAATCCGGTGGGATATGTCACCAGTAATATGAACTCCCTGGAAGACTACCTGTCCGATATTCGAAAGCTCATCGAATTATATCAAATCCTGATCAAACGTCTGGATGAAATTACTCTGCCCGAAGCGTTGGCAAAAATGACCGAAAAGATTCATGAGTACACCCGTGAAATTGACCTTAATTTTCTTCAAGAAGATATGGATGAACTCATAAAAGACTGCATTGACGGACTGGACCGAATCAAAAAAATCGTTATAGATTTAAAGGATTTTGCCCACCCCGGTAAAAAGAATGTTGAACCCGTGGATATCAATGCCTGTATTGAAACCACCCTGAATGTGGCGGTCAATGAGTTAAAATATAAAACAACGGTGCATAAAAACTTAAGTGCTTTGTCCCTGATACAGGGCATCCCCCAACAACTGAACCAAGTTTTTCTAAATATACTGGTAAACGCAGCCCAGGCCATTGAAAAAAAAGGTGAAATCAGAATCAAGACATGGCAGAAAAACAACGACGTATTTCTTACAATTTCAGATACCGGCTGTGGCATAGACCCGGAAAATATATCCAAAATTTTCGATCCCTTTTTTACCACAAAGGAGGTAGGCAAGGGTACGGGCTTAGGTATGAATATCGCTTATAATATCATTCAGCAACATGGTGGCAACATTGCCGTTAAAAGCGAAAAAGGCAAAGGAACCACGTTCACCGTCAGTCTGCCCGTTTCCGAAGACACAGAATAA
- a CDS encoding acetyl-CoA hydrolase/transferase C-terminal domain-containing protein, with protein MSILEERVRCKELLSKVKTPEECIQFFKDGMNVGMSGFTPVGYPKVVPIALCDHVEKNNLQGKFRLNLFIGASVGAEVEDRMATLNMIDRRWPYQTGKNIGKGINSGRIRMGDKHLSMFPQDLKYGFYTMDKGGKLDMAVIEASAITENGDIILSGAVGAAPEIIDVAENIIVEINTGLPSFEGMHDITMTDLPPNRQVIPITDARQRIGTPWVPTDKSKIIAIVESKNPDNGRALRGTDDVAQAIADNIVDFFKVEVKAGRLPKNLLPLQSGVGSIANAVVGGLTASPFENLTVFTEVLQDTFLPFLDSGKCDYINCTSLSLSNEAFVEWWEKFDKYKEMVLMRPQQISNNPELIRRLGVIAMNTPLEFDMYAHANSTHAGGTRMLNGIGGSGDFIRNAYISMMHCPSCRATKNDEFGLTGVVTKVPHVDHTEHDIDVLVTEQGLADLRGLAPIDRARVVIDKCAHPAYKDYLTDYLERSIKKTGGHHEPHLLDECYKMHQNFIENGTMRFWEK; from the coding sequence ATGTCTATATTAGAGGAACGCGTACGTTGTAAAGAGCTGCTCAGCAAGGTGAAAACCCCTGAAGAGTGTATTCAGTTCTTTAAAGATGGCATGAATGTCGGCATGTCCGGATTTACACCGGTCGGCTATCCGAAAGTTGTCCCTATTGCTCTGTGTGATCACGTTGAGAAAAACAATCTGCAAGGCAAGTTCAGACTCAATCTGTTTATCGGCGCTTCTGTCGGTGCCGAGGTTGAGGACCGCATGGCCACATTAAACATGATTGATCGTCGCTGGCCTTACCAGACAGGTAAAAACATAGGCAAAGGTATTAACAGCGGCCGGATTCGCATGGGTGACAAGCACCTTTCCATGTTTCCTCAGGATCTGAAATACGGTTTTTACACCATGGATAAGGGCGGCAAGCTCGACATGGCAGTTATCGAAGCATCCGCCATTACCGAGAATGGTGACATCATTCTTTCTGGTGCCGTGGGCGCCGCGCCTGAAATTATTGATGTCGCTGAAAATATCATTGTCGAAATCAATACTGGTCTGCCCTCTTTCGAAGGCATGCACGATATTACCATGACCGACCTGCCTCCGAATCGACAAGTCATTCCGATTACTGATGCACGTCAGCGTATTGGTACCCCTTGGGTCCCCACCGACAAAAGCAAGATCATTGCAATTGTCGAATCCAAGAATCCTGACAATGGGCGTGCATTGCGCGGCACCGACGATGTTGCCCAGGCAATTGCCGACAATATCGTTGATTTTTTTAAGGTTGAAGTGAAGGCCGGTCGTCTGCCCAAGAACCTGCTTCCCTTGCAATCCGGTGTGGGCTCCATTGCCAATGCCGTTGTCGGGGGTCTGACCGCCAGTCCTTTTGAAAATTTGACTGTTTTCACCGAGGTTCTGCAGGACACCTTTCTGCCCTTCCTTGATTCGGGCAAATGCGACTACATCAATTGTACTTCATTATCGCTGTCCAACGAGGCATTTGTCGAGTGGTGGGAAAAATTCGATAAATATAAAGAAATGGTTCTGATGCGTCCGCAGCAGATTTCCAACAATCCGGAACTTATCCGTCGTCTTGGCGTTATCGCCATGAACACGCCGCTTGAATTTGATATGTATGCACATGCCAACTCCACCCACGCCGGCGGTACCCGCATGTTGAACGGTATCGGCGGGTCCGGTGACTTTATACGTAACGCTTACATCTCCATGATGCACTGCCCCTCTTGCCGCGCCACCAAGAACGATGAGTTCGGTCTCACCGGTGTTGTGACCAAGGTTCCCCACGTTGACCACACCGAGCACGATATTGATGTCCTGGTTACCGAGCAGGGCTTGGCTGACCTGCGTGGTCTGGCGCCAATTGATCGCGCCCGCGTAGTCATCGATAAATGTGCACATCCTGCTTATAAAGACTATCTTACCGATTACCTTGAGCGCAGCATCAAGAAAACCGGTGGGCACCATGAACCCCACCTGCTGGACGAGTGCTACAAAATGCACCAGAACTTCATAGAGAACGGTACCATGCGTTTCTGGGAAAAATAA
- a CDS encoding HAD-IIB family hydrolase produces MNHKGLYIQMFSIHGLIRSENMELGHDADTGGQIKYVIELGKALSEHKDVQRVDLLTRLISDKSCSDDYSRPIETINAKFRIVRLQCGGKKYIRKELLWPFMDEYVDKTIKFIKNERKIPDIIHGHYADAGYVTKELARFFGLPFIYTGHSLGRSKKQRLLNEGQKEDELNKKLKLDHRISMEEQVLKSADMIVTSTRQEVDEQYGLYRNKRLPTYHVIPPGIDIEKFCPYYHETCSNDEQKEESLFIRQSLIKELHRFFRHPDKPIILALCRPDKRKNIEGLVKAYGEDYDLQAIANLAVFAGIRKDISQKEDSERDVLTQMLLLIDKYNLYGKMAIPKKHDFEHEVPELYRIAAKRNGVFVNSALVEPFGLTLLEALACGLPVVATNDGGPKDIIYNCQGGILVDPKDTKAIAKAIKDILVHPDKWNNFSKNGIMNTRKYYTWASHVKTYVKKIKSLHRKYETLEMDVNEQRLNIGKRFSNLHFFLITDIDNTLLNGSDENLDPLMKLLEDNKKNIGFGVATGRVLKSALDLLKANNIMTPDIIISGVGSEITYGDSLYPDKGWENHISKNWNRDLIMSQLDKVEFLTKQPENAQTPFKISYNMVPGKDHLPKLHHLLTQKRLRYTLIYSHKKYLDILPYRASKGKAIRYLSYKWEIPLKNLLICGDSGNDEEMLKGEPAGIVVGNYSSELEPLRNMRNIYFAKKNASGGIIEGINHYKFIQKAGGTT; encoded by the coding sequence ATGAATCATAAAGGCCTATATATTCAAATGTTCAGCATTCACGGCCTTATTCGGTCTGAAAACATGGAACTTGGACATGATGCCGACACTGGCGGACAGATTAAATATGTCATAGAGTTAGGCAAAGCGTTATCCGAACATAAAGATGTCCAAAGAGTTGACCTGCTGACACGATTGATTTCAGATAAGTCCTGTTCTGATGACTACAGCCGACCCATTGAAACAATAAATGCAAAATTTCGCATTGTCAGGCTTCAATGCGGCGGGAAAAAATATATACGCAAAGAGTTGTTGTGGCCATTTATGGACGAGTATGTGGATAAAACAATTAAGTTCATTAAAAACGAAAGAAAAATTCCGGATATAATCCACGGCCACTATGCGGATGCAGGATATGTAACCAAAGAATTGGCCCGTTTTTTTGGACTTCCTTTTATCTATACCGGCCATTCACTGGGTAGATCAAAAAAACAAAGACTGTTAAATGAAGGACAAAAAGAAGATGAATTAAACAAAAAACTCAAACTTGACCACCGCATTTCCATGGAAGAGCAGGTTTTAAAATCAGCAGATATGATTGTGACCAGTACCCGCCAGGAAGTAGACGAGCAGTATGGTTTATACCGAAACAAGAGGTTGCCCACATACCATGTTATTCCACCGGGAATCGACATTGAAAAATTTTGCCCATATTACCACGAAACATGCTCCAATGATGAACAAAAAGAAGAGTCTTTGTTCATAAGACAGTCACTTATCAAGGAGCTGCACCGTTTTTTCAGGCACCCTGACAAACCGATCATTCTTGCATTATGCCGCCCCGATAAACGTAAAAACATTGAAGGCCTTGTCAAGGCGTATGGGGAGGATTATGATCTGCAGGCCATTGCCAACCTTGCCGTTTTTGCCGGCATCAGAAAGGATATATCCCAGAAAGAGGACAGCGAACGGGATGTGTTGACCCAGATGCTGCTGCTAATAGATAAGTATAACCTTTACGGGAAAATGGCCATTCCCAAAAAACATGATTTTGAGCATGAAGTGCCCGAACTTTATCGTATTGCCGCGAAAAGAAATGGTGTCTTTGTAAATTCGGCACTGGTGGAGCCGTTTGGATTGACCCTTCTTGAGGCGCTGGCATGCGGACTGCCTGTGGTCGCCACAAATGACGGCGGTCCCAAAGATATCATTTATAATTGTCAAGGCGGTATTTTGGTGGACCCCAAAGATACAAAGGCCATTGCCAAAGCCATTAAAGATATTCTGGTGCACCCTGACAAATGGAATAATTTTTCAAAAAACGGAATCATGAATACCCGTAAATATTATACCTGGGCAAGCCATGTAAAAACATATGTTAAAAAGATCAAATCCCTGCACCGGAAATACGAAACCCTGGAAATGGATGTCAACGAACAACGGTTAAACATTGGAAAACGATTTTCAAACCTGCATTTTTTTCTCATCACCGATATTGACAACACCTTGTTGAACGGCAGTGATGAAAACCTTGACCCGTTGATGAAACTGCTTGAGGATAACAAAAAAAATATTGGTTTCGGCGTGGCCACGGGTCGTGTACTTAAGTCGGCCCTGGATCTTTTAAAAGCAAATAATATCATGACACCGGACATCATAATCTCCGGTGTGGGAAGTGAAATCACCTATGGTGACTCTTTGTATCCTGACAAGGGGTGGGAAAACCATATTTCCAAAAACTGGAATCGCGACTTGATCATGTCGCAGCTTGACAAAGTTGAATTTCTGACAAAACAACCTGAAAATGCCCAGACACCTTTCAAAATTAGTTATAACATGGTACCCGGCAAGGACCACCTACCCAAGCTGCACCACCTTCTGACACAGAAACGACTACGATATACCTTAATCTATTCCCATAAAAAATATCTGGATATCCTACCCTACAGAGCCTCAAAAGGGAAAGCCATACGATATCTGAGCTATAAATGGGAAATTCCTTTAAAAAATCTTTTAATCTGTGGAGATTCAGGAAATGATGAGGAGATGCTCAAGGGGGAACCCGCCGGTATTGTCGTAGGAAATTACAGTTCAGAGCTCGAGCCCTTAAGAAATATGAGAAACATATATTTTGCCAAAAAGAACGCAAGTGGCGGTATCATCGAAGGGATTAATCACTACAAATTTATTCAAAAGGCAGGAGGAACGACATGA
- a CDS encoding FAD-dependent oxidoreductase, translating to MAKKIIIIGAVALGPKVASRLRRLDADCEITMIDRDSLISYGGCGIPYYIGGDIGELEELYSTTAHHARNPEFFRTVKGVEVLTRVEAIGIDRRNKQLKVRHLEDGTESEMPYDKLVIGTGGTPFTPPIPGADLPGVYPVSNLHHAHAIKELISKGAVGNAVVIGAGAIGVEMAEALTDLWGVETTLVEMAPHILPVAIGPNVALIAEKELANNDVAVKIGAQVTKILGDAENGVTGVEVSGEVIECELVIMAVGVRPNTGFAAEAGLAVGRGGSLIVDKNLRTTDPDIYAGGDCIEMRNLVSGDQLPMPLGSLANRQGRIIATNIFGKNAQFDGTVGTFCIKVFGMGVATAGLTIHQARAAGFDPVHSVVAQFDRAHFYPDSKFLFIQLIADRNTRRVLGVEAVGEQIDSVKSRVDAVVPLLQKGMNVDEVCTLEVGYAPPFASAMDVINNAGNALDNILDGRNTPIDWPEFIDQFEKGELTVVDLREIVEAQPFIDKYGADRWIHLPQPELRERYNELPKDKELCLFCGTGARSFECQTILNQRGFTRVKNLQGGYAIVRVTDPDFIPLGG from the coding sequence ATGGCAAAAAAAATCATTATTATCGGTGCGGTGGCCCTGGGCCCCAAAGTGGCCAGCCGCCTCAGGCGGCTTGATGCCGATTGTGAAATAACTATGATAGACAGAGATAGTTTAATTTCATACGGCGGATGTGGTATTCCTTATTATATCGGCGGGGACATTGGAGAACTCGAAGAGTTATACTCCACCACGGCTCACCACGCCAGGAATCCGGAATTTTTTCGTACCGTCAAAGGCGTTGAGGTACTTACCCGGGTGGAAGCCATCGGCATTGACCGCAGAAACAAACAGTTGAAAGTCCGTCATCTTGAAGACGGAACCGAATCTGAAATGCCTTATGACAAGCTGGTAATCGGTACGGGCGGAACGCCTTTTACCCCGCCCATCCCCGGCGCCGACCTGCCGGGCGTATATCCCGTCTCCAACCTTCACCATGCCCACGCCATCAAAGAGTTAATCAGCAAAGGTGCAGTGGGAAATGCCGTAGTCATCGGAGCCGGTGCCATAGGGGTTGAAATGGCCGAAGCCCTAACCGATCTGTGGGGCGTGGAAACCACCCTTGTGGAAATGGCACCCCATATTCTGCCTGTTGCCATCGGCCCCAATGTCGCCCTTATTGCTGAAAAAGAGCTCGCGAACAATGATGTGGCTGTAAAAATCGGCGCCCAGGTCACCAAAATCCTTGGGGATGCCGAAAACGGCGTTACCGGGGTTGAGGTCAGCGGCGAAGTGATTGAATGCGAGCTTGTGATCATGGCCGTGGGTGTTCGCCCCAACACGGGCTTTGCGGCAGAAGCAGGCCTGGCTGTAGGCCGGGGCGGGTCCCTAATCGTGGATAAAAATTTAAGAACCACTGACCCGGATATTTATGCAGGCGGCGACTGTATTGAAATGCGCAATCTGGTCTCCGGGGACCAGCTCCCCATGCCTTTGGGTTCCCTTGCCAACCGCCAGGGCCGGATCATTGCCACCAACATATTCGGCAAGAATGCCCAATTTGACGGCACTGTGGGCACCTTCTGCATCAAGGTGTTTGGGATGGGCGTCGCCACTGCAGGCCTAACCATTCACCAGGCCAGAGCAGCCGGGTTTGATCCGGTTCACTCTGTGGTAGCCCAATTTGACCGGGCCCATTTCTATCCCGACTCAAAATTCCTGTTCATTCAGCTCATCGCCGACCGGAATACCCGCAGGGTGTTGGGCGTGGAAGCCGTGGGCGAGCAGATTGATTCAGTCAAGTCCAGGGTGGACGCGGTGGTGCCGTTGCTGCAAAAAGGCATGAATGTGGATGAGGTCTGTACCCTGGAGGTGGGCTATGCACCGCCATTTGCATCGGCCATGGATGTGATCAACAATGCCGGCAATGCACTGGATAATATTCTGGACGGCAGAAATACCCCCATTGACTGGCCTGAATTTATTGACCAGTTCGAAAAAGGCGAACTCACAGTGGTGGATTTAAGAGAGATCGTAGAGGCCCAGCCGTTTATCGATAAATACGGAGCGGATCGCTGGATCCACCTGCCCCAGCCTGAATTGCGTGAACGCTATAATGAACTGCCCAAAGATAAAGAACTCTGCCTTTTCTGCGGCACAGGTGCCAGATCTTTTGAATGCCAGACCATCCTGAACCAGAGAGGGTTCACCCGTGTTAAAAATCTTCAGGGAGGATATGCCATCGTCAGGGTCACGGATCCGGATTTCATTCCCCTGGGAGGATAA
- a CDS encoding DUF309 domain-containing protein: MMKILFNPFENRTDRDVRNYLGSAFIDALHTGDPTPVAQAVSNLRLQKLPDPAQRYMNVRDDRYTAVLEQISSNSLLGADIYAIAGLLWDESLFFECHEWLEQNYKAVQGQEKKVLQAMIRTAGTFELLTYNRKKAAVSVAAKALSVLESHILRVPKSFNIQPKIARLKAVIKDT; encoded by the coding sequence ATGATGAAAATATTATTTAATCCTTTTGAAAATCGGACAGACCGGGATGTCAGAAATTATTTGGGAAGTGCTTTTATTGATGCCTTGCATACAGGCGATCCGACACCTGTGGCACAGGCGGTTTCGAACCTGAGGCTGCAAAAGTTGCCTGACCCGGCCCAACGTTACATGAACGTGCGGGATGACCGGTATACCGCTGTTCTGGAACAAATATCGTCAAACTCGCTTTTGGGTGCCGATATCTATGCCATAGCCGGCCTGCTTTGGGATGAATCCCTTTTTTTTGAATGTCATGAATGGCTTGAGCAAAACTACAAAGCTGTTCAGGGGCAGGAAAAAAAGGTCCTGCAGGCAATGATCCGCACAGCAGGTACATTTGAACTGCTGACTTACAACAGGAAAAAGGCGGCTGTCTCAGTTGCGGCTAAAGCCTTGTCTGTTCTGGAGTCCCATATTTTGCGGGTGCCTAAATCGTTCAATATTCAGCCCAAAATTGCCCGCTTAAAAGCCGTTATCAAAGACACCTAA